Proteins encoded in a region of the Pseudothermotoga elfii DSM 9442 = NBRC 107921 genome:
- a CDS encoding type II toxin-antitoxin system HicB family antitoxin, whose translation MKLKEMIFIVEEDPEGGYNARALDYSIFTESDTLEALKENIKDAINCHFEKIDDRPDIIRLHIVREETFTYG comes from the coding sequence ATGAAACTCAAAGAGATGATTTTCATAGTAGAGGAAGATCCGGAGGGTGGATATAACGCCAGAGCTTTAGATTATAGTATTTTTACCGAATCAGACACCTTAGAAGCGCTCAAAGAGAATATAAAAGACGCTATAAATTGCCATTTTGAAAAAATTGATGACAGACCAGATATTATTCGACTCCACATTGTAAGAGAAGAAACATTTACATATGGCTAA
- a CDS encoding type II toxin-antitoxin system HicA family toxin, whose amino-acid sequence MAKLPRNLSGRELAKLLNGYGYEITRKSGSHLRLSSNIMGYEHRITIPDHSYLKIGTLNNNIAEYLKIPKERLINELFSK is encoded by the coding sequence ATGGCTAAACTTCCACGAAACCTTTCAGGTAGGGAGCTTGCCAAATTACTTAACGGGTATGGTTATGAGATCACAAGAAAGAGCGGCAGTCATCTGAGATTGTCCTCAAATATTATGGGTTATGAACATAGAATCACCATTCCAGATCATTCTTATCTCAAAATAGGTACCTTAAATAACAACATAGCAGAATATCTGAAAATACCCAAAGAGCGTTTGATAAATGAGCTTTTTAGCAAGTGA
- a CDS encoding FGGY family carbohydrate kinase — translation MFFLGVDVGTSTIKATVLNELGNIVTSHKNKIKILNPQPGFYEVNPVASWWKGFVDVLRKISKDVDLSEINSICLSSVCGSFVPVNSNFDPLYNAILYGIDKRSASLVSKLNDRFGEDYLTNQLGSSFTTHSVLPKILWLKENVTDVYKKTVFFVESVNFITGKLTGQAAWDLPTAAGCQLINLHKLNYPIEILESVGLEINKFPELTWPLQSLGTVTEKAAKETGLKKGTMVLTGACDINAEAISCGAINPGDLLVVLGSTVSILLTLDALNFEKGFVSGVSVIPGQYRLGGATSSGGRFVNHAGQLFTRPSKSLLQKIDLSPTGIIVLPYFDGARCPFHNPDATGVIYGISSNSSSKDLYIAVRESIGFELAVILKKLEKHLKQSEKIYVTGGLSKDDVLLQVISNITGMALRVYPDIDASFGDALMAMSTHFSLDEVLKIHSSTQIKIILPDQNIHNVYTHLVEKFEMLYDALTKLFEFKTNE, via the coding sequence ATATTTTTTCTTGGTGTTGATGTTGGAACTTCAACAATCAAAGCAACTGTCTTGAATGAACTGGGAAATATTGTAACTTCTCACAAAAACAAAATCAAAATCTTGAATCCTCAGCCAGGTTTTTACGAAGTTAATCCTGTTGCCTCCTGGTGGAAAGGTTTTGTTGATGTTTTAAGGAAGATATCAAAAGACGTGGATTTATCAGAAATAAATTCTATTTGTTTGAGTTCTGTCTGTGGTTCATTTGTTCCGGTAAATAGCAATTTCGACCCTCTGTACAACGCCATTTTGTACGGAATTGATAAGAGATCAGCTTCTCTTGTTTCAAAACTCAATGATCGTTTTGGCGAAGATTATCTCACAAACCAATTGGGTTCATCGTTCACAACTCATTCTGTTTTGCCAAAAATACTGTGGTTAAAAGAAAATGTCACTGATGTATATAAAAAAACAGTTTTTTTCGTTGAAAGTGTTAATTTTATAACGGGGAAGCTAACAGGGCAAGCTGCTTGGGATTTACCCACAGCAGCTGGATGTCAATTGATCAATTTGCATAAGCTTAATTACCCCATCGAAATACTGGAATCTGTGGGCCTCGAAATAAATAAATTTCCAGAACTTACCTGGCCTTTGCAGTCGTTGGGTACAGTCACTGAAAAAGCAGCAAAAGAAACAGGATTAAAGAAAGGTACGATGGTTCTGACTGGCGCTTGCGATATAAATGCAGAAGCAATTAGTTGTGGAGCTATAAATCCTGGTGATTTGTTGGTTGTGCTTGGTTCCACTGTCAGTATTCTTCTTACTCTTGATGCATTAAATTTCGAAAAAGGTTTTGTTAGCGGAGTATCTGTTATTCCTGGACAGTATCGCTTAGGAGGTGCTACATCGTCGGGAGGAAGATTTGTAAATCATGCAGGTCAACTTTTTACAAGGCCTTCGAAATCTCTTTTACAAAAAATTGATTTATCTCCCACCGGTATAATTGTGCTTCCTTATTTTGATGGAGCGAGATGTCCCTTTCACAACCCTGATGCTACTGGTGTTATATATGGCATTTCAAGTAATAGTTCTTCGAAAGATTTGTATATTGCTGTTAGAGAATCTATTGGTTTTGAACTCGCTGTTATTCTGAAAAAATTAGAAAAACATCTAAAACAATCGGAAAAGATTTATGTAACAGGAGGTCTCTCGAAAGATGATGTGCTTCTTCAGGTAATATCGAATATCACAGGGATGGCCCTTAGAGTTTATCCAGATATTGATGCATCATTTGGAGATGCTTTAATGGCTATGAGCACTCATTTTTCGCTGGATGAGGTTCTGAAAATTCATAGTAGTACTCAAATTAAAATAATTTTGCCAGACCAGAATATTCATAACGTGTATACACACCTTGTAGAAAAATTTGAGATGCTTTATGATGCCCTCACAAAGTTATTTGAATTCAAAACAAATGAGTAA
- a CDS encoding sugar ABC transporter substrate-binding protein: protein MKATVIFVVISLLLVGSAFAIKVGFIATNFAAESQARVANAFEKLAKANGWEPVMLNSKGSYETQANQLENLVQMKVDAIVMAMSHPLEIKPALEKAFAAKIPVITIDSGYVEGVVADITCDNFVMGAKISTYFVDSLGGQGNIVVIKFEKHHGTRKRGKVLDQVLSEYPGIKVLAEYTVPASARFMEDTRSAMETYAQRFGKQINGVWCAFDQLAYSASDVLQEYDLKDVIVVGVDGNQETFRRIKEGIMTATVAQPFEEMASVAIDLIRKIVVDKIPAAEAAPRKIIYVDAPLVDIGNVDQHLTKGE, encoded by the coding sequence ATGAAAGCCACTGTGATTTTTGTGGTTATCTCTTTACTCTTAGTGGGAAGTGCTTTTGCAATTAAAGTCGGATTTATCGCCACGAATTTTGCTGCTGAATCTCAGGCAAGAGTGGCAAACGCATTTGAAAAACTGGCAAAGGCAAATGGCTGGGAACCAGTTATGCTTAATTCAAAAGGTTCATATGAGACACAAGCAAATCAGCTGGAAAACCTTGTTCAAATGAAAGTTGACGCCATAGTTATGGCAATGTCTCATCCTTTGGAAATCAAACCAGCGCTTGAGAAGGCATTTGCCGCGAAAATTCCTGTGATAACAATTGATTCAGGTTATGTTGAAGGAGTTGTTGCGGATATCACCTGTGACAATTTTGTCATGGGTGCGAAGATCTCTACATATTTTGTTGATTCACTGGGCGGTCAGGGCAATATAGTTGTGATCAAGTTTGAAAAACATCATGGTACGAGAAAAAGGGGAAAGGTTTTGGATCAGGTTCTCTCAGAATATCCGGGCATAAAGGTACTGGCTGAATACACTGTACCTGCATCGGCAAGATTTATGGAAGATACCCGCTCGGCAATGGAAACTTATGCGCAGAGATTTGGTAAACAGATTAACGGTGTCTGGTGCGCTTTTGATCAGCTGGCGTATTCGGCTTCTGACGTGCTTCAAGAATATGACCTTAAGGATGTTATCGTTGTCGGTGTTGATGGCAATCAGGAAACCTTCAGGAGGATCAAAGAAGGTATCATGACCGCAACGGTTGCTCAGCCTTTTGAAGAAATGGCGTCTGTTGCAATTGATTTGATCAGGAAAATAGTGGTCGACAAAATACCTGCAGCTGAAGCGGCTCCACGTAAGATTATATATGTGGATGCGCCGCTTGTTGACATTGGTAATGTCGATCAACATCTCACAAAAGGCGAGTAG
- a CDS encoding ABC transporter permease, with the protein MIKKEFGMTSFFAKYGTIAALILLFIVFSIIVPGFLSYSNFINILRQMSLLFILSVGFTMCLIVGELDLSFANVASLSSVIVAKLIVSGLNYLISIVIALSIGASIGLFSGLLVTLVGISSLITTLAMGIIVSGVTYMYTKGVSVYGHMPAPFLQLGRGMIGSIPILVIIMFIVLIAAQVFVKQTRFGRYMQATGGNRTAALLAGVNVTAYKILGLVFSSLGAAFTGILLTSRLGAANPEGAAGFLMDGFATALLGQTVISVGRASPIGTFVGALLVGILNNGMTLLGVPYYVHDIAKGIIIILSVVITSIHALKLERA; encoded by the coding sequence TTGATAAAAAAGGAATTCGGAATGACCAGTTTTTTTGCAAAGTACGGCACTATAGCAGCTTTGATTCTTCTGTTTATCGTTTTTTCAATAATTGTGCCTGGTTTTCTCAGTTATTCTAATTTTATAAACATACTTCGCCAGATGTCACTTCTTTTCATATTATCGGTTGGTTTTACTATGTGTCTTATAGTAGGAGAACTGGACCTGTCATTTGCCAATGTGGCAAGCCTTTCAAGTGTTATTGTGGCTAAGTTGATAGTCAGTGGTTTAAATTATTTGATAAGTATAGTTATTGCTTTATCTATAGGAGCTTCTATAGGACTATTCAGCGGATTGCTTGTGACTCTCGTTGGCATTTCTTCTTTGATAACGACTCTGGCTATGGGCATAATAGTGAGTGGCGTTACTTATATGTACACTAAGGGTGTTTCTGTCTATGGTCATATGCCAGCTCCATTTCTCCAGCTTGGCCGAGGGATGATAGGTTCTATTCCTATTCTTGTGATAATCATGTTTATTGTCCTGATAGCAGCACAGGTTTTTGTAAAGCAAACTCGTTTTGGCCGCTATATGCAAGCAACGGGCGGTAATCGTACTGCTGCACTGTTGGCCGGAGTGAATGTGACTGCATATAAAATTCTTGGCTTAGTTTTTTCAAGTCTGGGCGCTGCTTTTACCGGCATTTTATTGACATCTCGGCTTGGAGCTGCTAATCCTGAAGGAGCCGCTGGTTTTCTAATGGATGGGTTTGCAACAGCACTTCTTGGGCAAACTGTAATCAGTGTTGGAAGAGCCAGCCCTATAGGAACTTTTGTGGGGGCACTTCTTGTAGGTATCCTGAACAATGGCATGACTTTATTGGGGGTTCCTTATTATGTACATGATATTGCAAAGGGGATAATTATCATTCTTTCAGTAGTTATAACATCAATCCACGCCCTCAAATTGGAGAGGGCGTAA
- a CDS encoding sugar ABC transporter ATP-binding protein, which yields MNVVEMLGISKQFPGILALNNVDFDLKEGEIHGLVGENGAGKSTLVKILTGVIKPTAGSILIYGSKVSKWDISEAYKYIGAVYQERELVPFFTGLQNLFLGFEISKGSFLIEREMFKQANKLLNRYKIEVPLDIPVNELSPGQQQMVTILKILFRNPKVVVFDEPTAPLSLSEKKSLYELIKNLKAKGVTILYISHYLSEVLDLCDRITVLRNGIKVSTVESSKVTEDELIELMIDKSIKEQYPKECVEPGEIVFEAKNVSFDKMGIHDVSFNIRSGEIVGFAGLVGAGRTELARAIYLGKKFDRGEIYIFGNKFVSKSSWHSIKNGIVMIPENRRTEGLILDLSIKENLTLPVLKNLSNMGFIAESVVAQISERIRERLSIRCSSLRQMVRTLSGGNQQKVSLGKWFAGKAKVWIFDEPTQGIDVEAKREIYQIMGDLAKNGAAIWFISSDLKELVAISDRIYVMRKGKIISEHQRPFNEAQILRQMLGGEEF from the coding sequence ATGAATGTTGTAGAAATGCTGGGTATAAGCAAACAGTTTCCCGGGATTCTTGCGCTTAATAATGTAGATTTCGACTTGAAAGAAGGCGAAATCCATGGGCTTGTTGGAGAAAATGGGGCTGGCAAATCAACACTTGTCAAGATATTAACGGGAGTTATCAAACCGACTGCTGGATCCATTCTAATTTATGGTTCGAAGGTTTCAAAATGGGATATTTCAGAGGCTTACAAATACATAGGAGCTGTTTACCAGGAAAGAGAGCTGGTGCCCTTTTTCACCGGGCTCCAAAATCTTTTTCTGGGCTTTGAAATTTCTAAGGGCTCCTTTCTCATTGAGCGTGAGATGTTCAAACAAGCAAACAAGCTCTTGAACAGATACAAGATTGAAGTACCACTTGATATACCTGTGAACGAACTCAGTCCGGGGCAGCAGCAGATGGTGACGATTTTGAAAATCCTGTTCAGAAATCCAAAAGTAGTCGTTTTTGATGAACCAACGGCACCTTTAAGTTTATCTGAAAAGAAGAGTTTGTACGAATTGATTAAAAATTTAAAAGCAAAAGGGGTGACGATACTTTACATATCACATTACCTCTCTGAAGTTTTGGACCTGTGCGACCGAATAACTGTTCTTCGCAATGGAATAAAAGTGTCTACAGTAGAAAGTTCAAAAGTTACTGAAGATGAATTAATTGAATTAATGATAGACAAGAGCATTAAGGAACAATATCCCAAAGAATGTGTTGAACCTGGAGAAATAGTTTTCGAAGCAAAAAATGTGAGTTTCGATAAAATGGGTATTCATGATGTTTCTTTCAACATACGCTCAGGTGAGATAGTTGGATTTGCTGGACTTGTTGGAGCTGGAAGAACAGAGCTTGCACGTGCAATTTACCTTGGCAAAAAATTCGATCGTGGCGAAATCTACATTTTTGGTAATAAATTTGTATCTAAGTCAAGCTGGCATTCTATTAAAAATGGAATTGTAATGATCCCGGAAAACAGGAGAACAGAAGGTTTGATACTGGATTTATCTATAAAAGAAAACCTGACCCTGCCAGTATTGAAAAATCTTTCTAATATGGGATTTATTGCTGAATCAGTGGTTGCTCAAATAAGCGAAAGAATAAGAGAAAGACTTTCTATAAGATGTTCTTCATTGCGCCAAATGGTGAGAACACTCAGCGGAGGAAATCAGCAAAAAGTATCTTTGGGAAAGTGGTTTGCCGGTAAAGCAAAGGTGTGGATTTTTGATGAACCAACACAGGGAATAGATGTAGAAGCTAAAAGAGAAATTTATCAAATCATGGGAGATCTTGCTAAAAATGGAGCGGCTATCTGGTTCATCAGCTCTGATCTGAAAGAACTGGTAGCAATATCTGATCGTATATATGTCATGAGAAAAGGAAAAATCATCTCTGAACATCAAAGACCTTTTAATGAAGCGCAAATACTTCGGCAAATGCTGGGGGGTGAGGAGTTTTGA
- a CDS encoding BtpA/SgcQ family protein, with the protein MTEMLKEMFGTSKPIIGMVHFPPLPGSPLYNPDVTLNEISDQALKEASILVKLGYNGIVFSNEGDRPYLRNVSKYTVAVMARLIEKVVSKVKIPFGVSVLADPEAAISVAEAVEANFVRTFLSWVYVGDWGIVDPDAGNLQRIKASLHGKCKIFANVSGHTTPLGGRSIGDITTGAVFFGLADAICLAGTTAGKPVSESDILEARDHSAGKPVFVGTGVNVNNIERMLELSDGIIVGTSIKKNGNTFNPIDEERARILIEKAKKCIKE; encoded by the coding sequence ATGACTGAGATGCTTAAAGAAATGTTTGGTACCTCAAAACCTATAATCGGTATGGTGCATTTTCCACCATTGCCTGGATCACCTCTGTACAATCCAGATGTAACTTTGAATGAAATTTCAGATCAGGCTTTGAAAGAGGCATCAATACTTGTAAAACTCGGTTACAATGGTATAGTTTTCAGCAACGAGGGGGATAGACCTTATCTGCGTAATGTTTCGAAATACACTGTTGCAGTAATGGCCAGATTGATAGAAAAAGTTGTCTCAAAGGTGAAGATACCCTTTGGCGTCTCTGTCCTTGCCGACCCAGAGGCAGCCATATCTGTAGCAGAAGCGGTCGAAGCAAATTTTGTGCGAACTTTTCTTTCATGGGTTTATGTTGGTGATTGGGGAATAGTTGACCCTGATGCCGGCAACCTTCAAAGAATTAAGGCAAGCTTGCATGGTAAATGCAAAATCTTCGCAAATGTAAGCGGGCACACTACCCCGCTGGGAGGGCGAAGCATAGGGGATATCACAACGGGAGCTGTTTTCTTTGGCCTCGCTGACGCTATATGTTTAGCAGGAACAACTGCGGGAAAACCGGTGAGTGAATCAGATATTTTAGAAGCCAGAGATCATTCGGCAGGAAAACCCGTTTTTGTTGGAACAGGTGTAAATGTGAACAACATCGAGCGGATGCTGGAGCTTTCAGATGGAATTATTGTTGGTACAAGTATAAAGAAGAACGGAAATACTTTCAACCCAATAGATGAAGAAAGAGCGAGAATCCTGATTGAAAAAGCTAAAAAATGCATAAAGGAGTAA
- a CDS encoding sugar-binding transcriptional regulator, with amino-acid sequence MYEYGELIKVAKLYYLKRKPLRAIAKELKTSIATVSRMLAEASRVGIVKFEITDPRERVEILERSLARRFELVKSLVISQNVNESQSSLKRLLALHSTNLVIETLSPGVIVGIGPGETIAELVSSFTRDHFMEDIKLVPLMGGWSLYDLEHETNKLVTEFASVLGSDYHILPAPAYVSSQNLRELIMKEPQISAITQLWKHIDTAIFSIGPEIEHGLFRQLVPDENHIHEAKKLGAVGDILGYLIDENGNVLDIDFNRKLVSIPLEELRNIPVRIGIGGGRLKYRAIKAALKAKYVNILVTDSETASRLLNEEGGIS; translated from the coding sequence ATGTACGAATATGGTGAATTGATCAAGGTAGCAAAATTATATTATTTGAAGAGAAAACCCCTTCGGGCGATTGCAAAAGAACTGAAAACATCTATAGCTACAGTATCAAGAATGCTTGCTGAAGCCAGCCGGGTGGGAATAGTTAAATTTGAAATAACTGACCCCCGCGAGCGCGTGGAGATTCTGGAAAGATCTCTTGCAAGGCGCTTTGAATTGGTAAAAAGTCTTGTTATTTCTCAAAATGTGAATGAGAGCCAGTCGAGTTTGAAGAGATTACTGGCGCTCCATTCTACAAATCTGGTTATCGAGACTTTATCCCCCGGTGTAATTGTTGGTATTGGACCTGGTGAAACAATAGCAGAATTAGTCAGTTCTTTCACCAGAGATCATTTTATGGAAGATATAAAATTGGTGCCACTGATGGGAGGCTGGAGTTTATACGATCTTGAACACGAGACAAACAAGCTTGTGACAGAATTTGCAAGCGTGCTCGGAAGTGATTATCACATTTTGCCTGCACCTGCTTATGTGAGCAGTCAGAACCTTCGAGAATTAATTATGAAAGAACCTCAAATTTCTGCAATAACGCAATTGTGGAAACATATTGACACAGCAATATTTTCAATAGGCCCCGAGATAGAACACGGCCTTTTTCGACAGTTAGTTCCAGATGAAAATCATATCCATGAGGCAAAGAAATTAGGGGCTGTGGGTGATATTCTGGGATATTTAATAGATGAAAATGGGAATGTACTGGATATTGATTTCAACAGAAAACTTGTTTCAATTCCTCTTGAAGAACTTCGCAATATACCTGTGAGAATCGGTATTGGCGGGGGAAGGTTAAAATACAGGGCTATAAAAGCTGCTTTGAAGGCTAAATACGTCAATATTCTCGTCACAGATAGCGAAACAGCATCAAGACTGTTAAATGAAGAAGGGGGTATATCATGA
- a CDS encoding mannose-1-phosphate guanylyltransferase: protein MKTIILAGGSGERFWPLSTVQTPKQFLTVFGEKTLLRQTFERLSFRASPKDIYIVTHKNYKEKTLSEIPELPEENILLEPSKKNTAPACTFASLNFQNNETIFIVPADHYIPQTEKFWHCVEKAQRFLEDHEGIITFGIVPSRPETSYGYIEIDEQIEQDIFSVKLFREKPNYETAVEYVNSGSFYWNSGMFMYKKDYFVEQMKKHAPQVIEPFLNQTDIESVYQKVPSVSIDYALMEKADRIYMVKSDFIWSDVGNFKSLKDLGIKNSPGVVLIDSNAFVKTTKPTMVIGLKDVIVVETENGILIADEKQLERIKEGLGKIG, encoded by the coding sequence ATGAAAACAATAATCTTGGCTGGGGGAAGCGGGGAACGTTTCTGGCCGTTGTCGACGGTCCAGACACCAAAGCAGTTTCTAACAGTCTTTGGTGAAAAGACATTACTCAGACAGACCTTTGAAAGACTCTCCTTCAGAGCCAGTCCAAAAGACATATACATAGTGACACACAAAAACTACAAAGAAAAAACCCTTTCTGAAATACCCGAGCTTCCTGAAGAAAACATCCTCCTTGAACCTTCAAAGAAAAACACCGCACCTGCATGCACTTTTGCAAGCCTGAATTTTCAGAATAACGAAACCATTTTCATAGTTCCTGCAGATCACTACATACCCCAGACGGAAAAATTCTGGCATTGTGTTGAAAAGGCTCAAAGATTTCTCGAAGATCACGAAGGTATAATTACTTTTGGAATAGTTCCATCAAGGCCTGAAACAAGTTATGGCTATATAGAAATAGATGAACAGATCGAGCAAGATATATTTTCTGTGAAACTGTTTCGGGAAAAACCAAATTACGAAACAGCTGTGGAGTATGTAAATTCAGGAAGTTTTTACTGGAACAGCGGTATGTTCATGTACAAAAAAGATTATTTTGTAGAACAGATGAAAAAACATGCGCCGCAGGTAATTGAACCATTTTTAAACCAGACAGATATAGAAAGTGTTTATCAAAAAGTACCATCTGTAAGCATCGATTATGCATTGATGGAAAAAGCAGATAGAATATACATGGTAAAAAGCGACTTTATCTGGTCTGATGTTGGAAATTTCAAATCATTAAAAGACCTTGGAATAAAAAATTCACCCGGTGTGGTATTAATAGACAGCAACGCATTTGTTAAAACTACAAAGCCAACGATGGTTATTGGTTTGAAAGACGTAATCGTCGTGGAAACAGAAAACGGCATATTGATTGCCGATGAAAAACAACTTGAAAGAATAAAAGAAGGTTTGGGAAAGATTGGGTGA
- a CDS encoding glycosyltransferase, producing the protein MENRDKIKVLQLITRSDWAGGQKVLYSIVYGLKKYYPDQFEVEVACGPENGQLIEELKKINVKVHVIPDLVREISPVKDLRAYFQIKRLIKDGKYDVVHCHSSKAGFLGRIAAKRAGVKNVIYTVHGWWGIEQYRGLKRKLLILAERFAAKFCDKIVLLCHRELLKAKEWNIGKDSQYVIIPNALIPQPPASRGKLRKELGIPENTKIVGNVARLDPPKNPLRFLEVAELVLKERDDVVFVWIGGSIVDDSYGKLVQKWLDEHPDVAKKVYFLPFRKDAVELMADFDVFLLTSDSEGMPLVVLEALNQGVPVVSTDVGCVGEMIDSVYSKKEDLALNLLKILNENDYVSHRYKEIYDRFIENHISIYRK; encoded by the coding sequence GTGGAAAATAGAGATAAGATAAAAGTTTTACAACTGATCACACGATCAGACTGGGCAGGAGGTCAAAAAGTACTTTATTCCATAGTCTATGGTTTGAAAAAGTATTATCCAGATCAGTTCGAAGTTGAAGTTGCCTGTGGTCCAGAGAACGGTCAATTGATAGAAGAATTAAAAAAGATAAATGTGAAAGTACATGTCATTCCTGATCTTGTAAGAGAGATTTCTCCAGTTAAGGATCTGAGGGCTTATTTTCAAATAAAAAGACTCATAAAGGATGGAAAATACGATGTTGTTCACTGTCACTCTTCGAAAGCCGGTTTTTTGGGAAGAATAGCCGCAAAAAGAGCCGGTGTTAAAAACGTGATCTACACGGTTCATGGATGGTGGGGAATAGAACAGTACAGAGGTTTAAAAAGAAAACTCCTCATCCTTGCCGAAAGGTTCGCCGCAAAATTCTGTGATAAGATCGTACTGCTGTGCCACAGAGAACTTTTGAAAGCCAAAGAATGGAATATAGGAAAAGACTCACAGTACGTTATCATTCCAAACGCTTTGATTCCTCAGCCACCTGCATCCAGAGGAAAACTGAGAAAAGAACTCGGCATACCAGAAAACACAAAAATAGTAGGAAACGTGGCAAGACTGGATCCCCCAAAAAATCCTCTCAGGTTTCTTGAAGTGGCAGAGTTGGTTCTCAAAGAAAGAGACGATGTCGTTTTTGTATGGATTGGTGGAAGCATCGTCGACGACAGTTACGGAAAACTCGTACAAAAATGGCTCGACGAGCATCCGGATGTGGCAAAGAAAGTGTATTTTCTTCCTTTCAGAAAGGACGCTGTGGAACTCATGGCAGATTTTGATGTGTTTCTGCTCACCTCCGATTCTGAAGGAATGCCGCTTGTGGTACTTGAAGCGTTAAACCAGGGAGTACCCGTTGTGAGCACAGATGTAGGATGTGTGGGAGAGATGATAGACAGCGTTTATTCAAAAAAAGAGGATCTTGCATTAAATCTCCTCAAGATACTGAATGAAAACGACTATGTAAGTCATAGATATAAAGAGATATACGACAGGTTCATAGAAAATCATATATCGATCTATAGGAAGTGA
- a CDS encoding glycosyltransferase family 4 protein, protein MIVINGKFLLQNITGTQRVAFELLKKMDEYYSHFNDKIVVAVPNREKIPENLCLKNILLIPIGNLKGSLWEHINLARFVQKNDAICFSFSGAFPLFVKRGVYYLHDIHPIQYKQYFSRRYSIYQKIIVNHVSKAKDIFVLTNSEHTKLNILRWFPSLKERISIVYPGWEHTKRYNLSDEVCVKWGVKKHQYYVVLATLTKHKNLEIVLKVASEEKDKIFVIIGQKPSNQVLRSLNLQVNTIDQKNIIFTNYINDEGVFSLIKYAKAVIVPSIFEGFGLPILESLSLQTPVIASKIEAFQELFSDVVTFFDPFNVSSLKEALENLKFDEDKAKNLLEKYSWERAILSLIKVYKIMREHNYF, encoded by the coding sequence GTGATAGTTATAAACGGAAAATTTCTTCTTCAAAACATAACAGGCACGCAACGTGTAGCATTCGAACTTCTGAAAAAGATGGACGAATATTACAGCCATTTCAATGATAAGATAGTAGTTGCAGTTCCCAATAGAGAAAAAATTCCTGAAAATTTGTGCTTGAAAAACATCTTATTGATTCCAATAGGCAATCTTAAAGGATCTTTATGGGAGCATATAAATCTTGCAAGATTTGTACAAAAAAACGATGCAATCTGTTTCTCGTTCTCAGGTGCCTTTCCATTGTTTGTGAAAAGAGGGGTTTATTATTTGCATGATATTCATCCTATCCAATATAAGCAATACTTCTCAAGAAGATATAGCATATATCAAAAAATCATTGTCAATCATGTCTCAAAAGCTAAAGATATATTCGTTTTGACTAACTCTGAACATACTAAGTTAAACATACTGCGGTGGTTTCCGTCCTTAAAAGAGAGAATTTCCATAGTATATCCTGGTTGGGAACATACAAAGCGATACAACTTAAGTGATGAAGTTTGCGTAAAATGGGGAGTTAAGAAACATCAATATTACGTGGTCTTAGCCACTTTAACAAAACATAAAAATCTTGAAATAGTATTGAAAGTTGCCTCTGAAGAGAAGGATAAGATATTTGTGATTATTGGCCAAAAGCCAAGTAATCAAGTCTTAAGATCTTTGAATTTACAGGTAAATACTATCGATCAAAAAAATATCATTTTTACAAATTATATAAATGATGAAGGGGTATTTTCACTTATTAAATATGCAAAGGCAGTCATAGTTCCTTCTATTTTCGAGGGTTTTGGATTGCCAATATTGGAAAGTTTGTCACTACAAACACCCGTGATAGCCTCTAAAATAGAGGCTTTTCAAGAATTGTTCTCTGATGTTGTTACATTCTTTGATCCATTCAATGTATCAAGCTTAAAAGAAGCACTCGAGAATTTAAAATTCGATGAAGATAAAGCCAAAAATCTTCTCGAAAAATACTCATGGGAAAGAGCTATTTTATCTCTAATAAAGGTATACAAAATTATGAGAGAGCACAATTATTTCTGA